A region from the Takifugu rubripes chromosome 22, fTakRub1.2, whole genome shotgun sequence genome encodes:
- the LOC115247855 gene encoding uncharacterized protein isoform X2 yields the protein MEEEKASDKLTQPSPPSPAGLPINWGLITGPVQPVVSGTSFVARLPQTSAAHTLQTKVRSTAQRRTRGRDRDRDRERPEPEALLGGQSAPEGQKVRQWAGGKCRASAGASSWRSGAAKTSSTSDEEEEVEVEVKLEIHSPPAGVKGEQVLRLGEEADARPKEGPTDGLPDDTCQGNPPSPSAFRNKVPPPLPVLSTPPVTTPAASSTSSSASARHWAPPKGFWKVARPETLLLNGVGPSSFTSNLPLRDYTQSDVPPEPSSRGAAAPTADGADAPSEVKEPEAAEGCEQEEADNRGACSPDSGEGEASQSAAPSADERLKVKQRAYAKLRERQQKCREGREQGGRERSNSEDVAQEGRGVQELSSSADSTILAQDLEPYLRSLLVISDDLPLSPRHEQAKLLLERARLKARSNHIKGERPGRRAHSDQRPTVRKQQVESLHAAPVQKAIQTEDPPAPNAAGPLLVPNQTDTSPVEQGRRYGCSPTRVRFEDESEKEAESRYLDRVRQRGRPENAKSKSKESNMDSSTSGSERGRSHRSVSMPPPQKPEDVGVSEVTTVVKEIIVLVKKCEACGSVVRELQPLPSPSDLQNTEQQNVGNAEDPRGKAVPHWVPPNKPETSTRPKAPLTVTFAGAYVLGENKEGGTGWKSSGFGKLRRRSRKGENRLESGHGPYGPSWAQRRNSNPRNRANLSRAVSFAPGSPITLEPPLLEASGGARDSTAPPLPIKSALKSSSRNRSAASQSTVQFQVASSQGEGVSQHSILIDSPEARRESPAGLTPGATPTSNPVPCIRPSTLRYSPARLTADAPTAEPWDATPDGTGLTGELGAGPDCRPALRGLALSRAEDLRAELLRAEHLKAEALWEENSDGSRKLDGRPKLFLRRFFSSIGLNSVGRLVKGGRSSSMEQLSIPAATRASSASPSPTRRPQPASRIQRTPSLQTLHTVLPLAQLRKASSVQSLERRTERTTILGEVQIPYGLAPSPDSPQLELQQALSAEDVLASRLVRPVGRVTQVFADGSLLLELIRPPNGPFGFVISRGKGRPDTGVYIEKVADSSGEGPYTGLLGIGDEILQVNGEPVAGLSLDQVTRLMTRESTASLRVMPARRSQR from the exons atggaggaagagaaggcgTCTGATAAGCTAACGCAACCGAGCCCCCCTTCACCTGCTGGTCTTCCCATCAACTGGGGCCTCATCACTGGTCCCGTCCAGCCCGTCGTCTCCGGGACCTCGTTCGTTGCTCGGCTTCCTCAAACGTCTGCGGCGCACACGCTGCAGACCAAAGTGAGGTCCACCGCGCAGAGAAGGAcgagagggagggacagagacagggacagggagaggccGGAGCCTGAGGCGTTACTGGGCGGTCAGAGCGCACCcgaaggtcagaaggtcagacaGTGGGCCGGAGGGAAGTGTCGGGCATCCGCGGGGGCGTCGTCCTGGAGATCGGGCGCCGCGAAGACCTCGAGCACCagcgatgaggaggaggaggtggaggtggaggtcaaGTTGGAGATCCACAGCCCTCCGGCTGGCGTGAAAGGCGAGCAAGTGTTGCGGCTGGGAGAGGAGGCGGACGCGAGACCAAAGGAAGGCCCCACTGACGGGCTGCCAGATGACACCTGTCAAGGAAATCCTCCGTCCCCCAGCGCCTTCAGGAATAAggtcccacctcctcttcctgttctctccACCCCACCTGTCACCACCCCCGCCGCATCCTCAACGTCTTCCTCCGCATCAGCCAGACACTGGGCACCGCCGAAGGGCTTCTGGAAAGTGGCGCGGCCAGAAACGCTGCTCCTCAATGGGGTCGGCCCAAGCAGCTTCACCTCCAACCTTCCTCTGAGGGACTACACTCAGAGCGACGTCCCACCTGAGCCATCCAGCCGCGGTGCTGCGGCGCCCACGGCGGATGGGGCTGACGCCCCCTCTGAAGTCAAAGAACCGGAAGCTGCGGAGGGCTgcgagcaggaggaggcggacAACAGGGGGGCGTGCAGTCCAGACAGCGGGGAGGGCGAGGCTTCCCAGAGCGCCGCGCCGTCTGCTGATGAGCGGCTGAAGGTCAAACAGAGGGCGTACGCGAAGTTAAGAGAGAGGCAACAGAAAtgcagggaggggagagagcaggGGGGGAGAGAGCGCTCCAACTCCGAGGACGTGGCGCAGGAGGGCAGAG GTGTCCAGGAGCTCTCGAGCAGCGCAGACTCGACCATTCTTGCTCAGGACCTTGAACCCTACTTGAG GTCACTCCTGGTAATTAGCGACGATCTCCCGCTGAGCCCGAGGCACGAGCAAGCCAAGCTTCTCCTGGAGCGGGCGCGTCTCAAGGCCCGCTCGAATCACATCAAGGGCGAACGGCCCGGCAGACGAGCCCACTCAGATCAGAGGCCCACCGT CAGAAAACAACAGGTGGAGTCTCTTCACGCAGCACCGGTCCAGAAAGCGATTCAAACCGAAGATCCACCGGCACCAAATGCAGCAGGCCCTCTCCTTGTCCCCAACCAGACAGACACATCGCCCGTAGAACAAGGCAGACGCTACGGTTGCTCGCCCACACGCGTACGGTTTGAAGATGAATCGGAAAAAGAAGCCGAGTCCCGGTATTTGGACCGCGTGAGACAACGCGGCAGGCCGGAGAACGCCAAGTCCAAGAGCAAAGAGAGCAACATGGATTCTAGTACCAGCGGTTCAGAGAGGGGTAGAAGCCACAGAAGTGTTTCAATGCCACCCCCCCAGAAGCCAGAGGATGTTGGCGTCAGCGAGGTCACAACCGTGGTGAAAGAGATAATAGTCCTGGTAAAGAAATGTGAGGCGTGTGGCTCTGTAGTCCGCGAGCTTCAGCCGCTTCCGTCGCCATCAGATCTACAGAACACGGAGCAGCAGAACGTCGGAAACGCAGAGGACCCGCGGGGAAAGGCAGTACCTCACTGGGTGCCGCCAAACAAACCAGAGACGAGCACCCGTCCCAAAGCCCCTCTCACCGTCACCTTTGCCGGCGCGTATGTGCTCGGGGAAAATAAAGAGGGCGGCACAGGGTGGAAGTCGTCAGGTTTTGGGAAACTTCGGAGAAGAAGCAGGAAAGGGGAAAATCGCTTAGAGTCCGGACACGGGCCTTATGGCCCGTCATGGGCTCAGCGGCGTAACTCCAATCCCAGGAACAGGGCCAACTTGAGCAGAGCCGTTTCCTTTGCTCCAGGAAGCCCCATAACTCTGGAGCCTCCGCTGCTGGAGGCATCTGGAGGAGCGAGGGACTCGACCGCCCCGCCGCTGCCTATAAAGTCAGCCTTGAAGTCAAGTTCAAGGAACCGCTCTGCTGCCAGCCAGTCCACAGTTCAGTTCCAGGTCGCTTCAAGTCAGGGAGAAGGGGTATCCCAGCATTCCATCCTTATTGACTCTCCAGAGGCCAGAAGAGAGTCTCCAGCTGGATTAACCCCAGGGGCCACTCCAACCAGCAACCCAGTCCCCTGTATCAGACCCTCCACCTTGAGGTACTCCCCAGCCCGTCTCACTGCAGATGCGCCAACCGCTGAACCCTGGGATGCAACTCCAGATGGAACAG GACTGACCGGAGAACTCGGCGCCGGTCCTGACTGCCGTCCTGCACTGCGTGGCTTGGCTCTGTCTCGGGCTGAGGACCTCAGAGCCGAGCTGCTGAGGGCAGAACATCTGAAAGCCGAGGCTTTGTGGGAGGAGAACTCTGATGGATCCAG AAAGCTTGATGGACGACCAAAGCTCTTCCTGCGGCGCTTCTTTTCCTCCATTGGCCTTAACAGCGTCGGTAGACTGGTGAAAGGGGGCCGCTCCAGCAGCATGGAGCAGCTCAGCATACCCGCTGCAACCCGGGCCAGCTCTGCCTCCCCAAGCCCGACCCGAAGGCCGCAGCCCGCGAGCAGAATACAGAGGACCCCCTCGCTGCAGACCCTGCACACG GTGCTGCCACTGGCCCAACTGCGCAAGGCCTCCTCTGTGCAGAGCTTAGAGAGAAGAACAGAGCGCACCACCATACTGGGGGAGGTGCAAATACCTTATGGCTTGGCTCCCAG CCCTGATAGTCCCCAGCTGGAACTTCAACAGGCCTTGAGTGCAGAAGATGTACTCGCCTCCAGATTGGTGCGTCCAGTGGGTCGAGTCACCCAGGTTTTTGCGGATGGAAGCCTCCTATTGGAGCTGATTAGGCCCCCAAATGGTCCCTTTGGTTTTGTCATCTCTAGAGGCAAAGGTCGACCGGACACAG gtGTGTACATAGAGAAGGTGGCTGACAGCAGTGGCGAGGGCCCGTACACGGGCCTGCTTGGCATCGGCGATGAAATTCTGCAGGTGAATGGGGAGCCAGTGGCCGGCCTCAGTCTGGACCAAGTGACACGGCTCATGACCCGGGAGAGCACCGCTTCTCTCCGCGTCATGCCAGCCCGACGCTCGCAGCGCTGA
- the LOC115247855 gene encoding uncharacterized protein isoform X1, producing the protein MEEEKASDKLTQPSPPSPAGLPINWGLITGPVQPVVSGTSFVARLPQTSAAHTLQTKVRSTAQRRTRGRDRDRDRERPEPEALLGGQSAPEGQKVRQWAGGKCRASAGASSWRSGAAKTSSTSDEEEEVEVEVKLEIHSPPAGVKGEQVLRLGEEADARPKEGPTDGLPDDTCQGNPPSPSAFRNKVPPPLPVLSTPPVTTPAASSTSSSASARHWAPPKGFWKVARPETLLLNGVGPSSFTSNLPLRDYTQSDVPPEPSSRGAAAPTADGADAPSEVKEPEAAEGCEQEEADNRGACSPDSGEGEASQSAAPSADERLKVKQRAYAKLRERQQKCREGREQGGRERSNSEDVAQEGRGVQELSSSADSTILAQDLEPYLRSLLVISDDLPLSPRHEQAKLLLERARLKARSNHIKGERPGRRAHSDQRPTVRKQQVESLHAAPVQKAIQTEDPPAPNAAGPLLVPNQTDTSPVEQGRRYGCSPTRVRFEDESEKEAESRYLDRVRQRGRPENAKSKSKESNMDSSTSGSERGRSHRSVSMPPPQKPEDVGVSEVTTVVKEIIVLVKKCEACGSVVRELQPLPSPSDLQNTEQQNVGNAEDPRGKAVPHWVPPNKPETSTRPKAPLTVTFAGAYVLGENKEGGTGWKSSGFGKLRRRSRKGENRLESGHGPYGPSWAQRRNSNPRNRANLSRAVSFAPGSPITLEPPLLEASGGARDSTAPPLPIKSALKSSSRNRSAASQSTVQFQVASSQGEGVSQHSILIDSPEARRESPAGLTPGATPTSNPVPCIRPSTLRYSPARLTADAPTAEPWDATPDGTAGLTGELGAGPDCRPALRGLALSRAEDLRAELLRAEHLKAEALWEENSDGSRKLDGRPKLFLRRFFSSIGLNSVGRLVKGGRSSSMEQLSIPAATRASSASPSPTRRPQPASRIQRTPSLQTLHTVLPLAQLRKASSVQSLERRTERTTILGEVQIPYGLAPSPDSPQLELQQALSAEDVLASRLVRPVGRVTQVFADGSLLLELIRPPNGPFGFVISRGKGRPDTGVYIEKVADSSGEGPYTGLLGIGDEILQVNGEPVAGLSLDQVTRLMTRESTASLRVMPARRSQR; encoded by the exons atggaggaagagaaggcgTCTGATAAGCTAACGCAACCGAGCCCCCCTTCACCTGCTGGTCTTCCCATCAACTGGGGCCTCATCACTGGTCCCGTCCAGCCCGTCGTCTCCGGGACCTCGTTCGTTGCTCGGCTTCCTCAAACGTCTGCGGCGCACACGCTGCAGACCAAAGTGAGGTCCACCGCGCAGAGAAGGAcgagagggagggacagagacagggacagggagaggccGGAGCCTGAGGCGTTACTGGGCGGTCAGAGCGCACCcgaaggtcagaaggtcagacaGTGGGCCGGAGGGAAGTGTCGGGCATCCGCGGGGGCGTCGTCCTGGAGATCGGGCGCCGCGAAGACCTCGAGCACCagcgatgaggaggaggaggtggaggtggaggtcaaGTTGGAGATCCACAGCCCTCCGGCTGGCGTGAAAGGCGAGCAAGTGTTGCGGCTGGGAGAGGAGGCGGACGCGAGACCAAAGGAAGGCCCCACTGACGGGCTGCCAGATGACACCTGTCAAGGAAATCCTCCGTCCCCCAGCGCCTTCAGGAATAAggtcccacctcctcttcctgttctctccACCCCACCTGTCACCACCCCCGCCGCATCCTCAACGTCTTCCTCCGCATCAGCCAGACACTGGGCACCGCCGAAGGGCTTCTGGAAAGTGGCGCGGCCAGAAACGCTGCTCCTCAATGGGGTCGGCCCAAGCAGCTTCACCTCCAACCTTCCTCTGAGGGACTACACTCAGAGCGACGTCCCACCTGAGCCATCCAGCCGCGGTGCTGCGGCGCCCACGGCGGATGGGGCTGACGCCCCCTCTGAAGTCAAAGAACCGGAAGCTGCGGAGGGCTgcgagcaggaggaggcggacAACAGGGGGGCGTGCAGTCCAGACAGCGGGGAGGGCGAGGCTTCCCAGAGCGCCGCGCCGTCTGCTGATGAGCGGCTGAAGGTCAAACAGAGGGCGTACGCGAAGTTAAGAGAGAGGCAACAGAAAtgcagggaggggagagagcaggGGGGGAGAGAGCGCTCCAACTCCGAGGACGTGGCGCAGGAGGGCAGAG GTGTCCAGGAGCTCTCGAGCAGCGCAGACTCGACCATTCTTGCTCAGGACCTTGAACCCTACTTGAG GTCACTCCTGGTAATTAGCGACGATCTCCCGCTGAGCCCGAGGCACGAGCAAGCCAAGCTTCTCCTGGAGCGGGCGCGTCTCAAGGCCCGCTCGAATCACATCAAGGGCGAACGGCCCGGCAGACGAGCCCACTCAGATCAGAGGCCCACCGT CAGAAAACAACAGGTGGAGTCTCTTCACGCAGCACCGGTCCAGAAAGCGATTCAAACCGAAGATCCACCGGCACCAAATGCAGCAGGCCCTCTCCTTGTCCCCAACCAGACAGACACATCGCCCGTAGAACAAGGCAGACGCTACGGTTGCTCGCCCACACGCGTACGGTTTGAAGATGAATCGGAAAAAGAAGCCGAGTCCCGGTATTTGGACCGCGTGAGACAACGCGGCAGGCCGGAGAACGCCAAGTCCAAGAGCAAAGAGAGCAACATGGATTCTAGTACCAGCGGTTCAGAGAGGGGTAGAAGCCACAGAAGTGTTTCAATGCCACCCCCCCAGAAGCCAGAGGATGTTGGCGTCAGCGAGGTCACAACCGTGGTGAAAGAGATAATAGTCCTGGTAAAGAAATGTGAGGCGTGTGGCTCTGTAGTCCGCGAGCTTCAGCCGCTTCCGTCGCCATCAGATCTACAGAACACGGAGCAGCAGAACGTCGGAAACGCAGAGGACCCGCGGGGAAAGGCAGTACCTCACTGGGTGCCGCCAAACAAACCAGAGACGAGCACCCGTCCCAAAGCCCCTCTCACCGTCACCTTTGCCGGCGCGTATGTGCTCGGGGAAAATAAAGAGGGCGGCACAGGGTGGAAGTCGTCAGGTTTTGGGAAACTTCGGAGAAGAAGCAGGAAAGGGGAAAATCGCTTAGAGTCCGGACACGGGCCTTATGGCCCGTCATGGGCTCAGCGGCGTAACTCCAATCCCAGGAACAGGGCCAACTTGAGCAGAGCCGTTTCCTTTGCTCCAGGAAGCCCCATAACTCTGGAGCCTCCGCTGCTGGAGGCATCTGGAGGAGCGAGGGACTCGACCGCCCCGCCGCTGCCTATAAAGTCAGCCTTGAAGTCAAGTTCAAGGAACCGCTCTGCTGCCAGCCAGTCCACAGTTCAGTTCCAGGTCGCTTCAAGTCAGGGAGAAGGGGTATCCCAGCATTCCATCCTTATTGACTCTCCAGAGGCCAGAAGAGAGTCTCCAGCTGGATTAACCCCAGGGGCCACTCCAACCAGCAACCCAGTCCCCTGTATCAGACCCTCCACCTTGAGGTACTCCCCAGCCCGTCTCACTGCAGATGCGCCAACCGCTGAACCCTGGGATGCAACTCCAGATGGAACAG CAGGACTGACCGGAGAACTCGGCGCCGGTCCTGACTGCCGTCCTGCACTGCGTGGCTTGGCTCTGTCTCGGGCTGAGGACCTCAGAGCCGAGCTGCTGAGGGCAGAACATCTGAAAGCCGAGGCTTTGTGGGAGGAGAACTCTGATGGATCCAG AAAGCTTGATGGACGACCAAAGCTCTTCCTGCGGCGCTTCTTTTCCTCCATTGGCCTTAACAGCGTCGGTAGACTGGTGAAAGGGGGCCGCTCCAGCAGCATGGAGCAGCTCAGCATACCCGCTGCAACCCGGGCCAGCTCTGCCTCCCCAAGCCCGACCCGAAGGCCGCAGCCCGCGAGCAGAATACAGAGGACCCCCTCGCTGCAGACCCTGCACACG GTGCTGCCACTGGCCCAACTGCGCAAGGCCTCCTCTGTGCAGAGCTTAGAGAGAAGAACAGAGCGCACCACCATACTGGGGGAGGTGCAAATACCTTATGGCTTGGCTCCCAG CCCTGATAGTCCCCAGCTGGAACTTCAACAGGCCTTGAGTGCAGAAGATGTACTCGCCTCCAGATTGGTGCGTCCAGTGGGTCGAGTCACCCAGGTTTTTGCGGATGGAAGCCTCCTATTGGAGCTGATTAGGCCCCCAAATGGTCCCTTTGGTTTTGTCATCTCTAGAGGCAAAGGTCGACCGGACACAG gtGTGTACATAGAGAAGGTGGCTGACAGCAGTGGCGAGGGCCCGTACACGGGCCTGCTTGGCATCGGCGATGAAATTCTGCAGGTGAATGGGGAGCCAGTGGCCGGCCTCAGTCTGGACCAAGTGACACGGCTCATGACCCGGGAGAGCACCGCTTCTCTCCGCGTCATGCCAGCCCGACGCTCGCAGCGCTGA
- the LOC115247855 gene encoding uncharacterized protein isoform X3, which yields MEEEKASDKLTQPSPPSPAGLPINWGLITGPVQPVVSGTSFVARLPQTSAAHTLQTKVRSTAQRRTRGRDRDRDRERPEPEALLGGQSAPEGQKVRQWAGGKCRASAGASSWRSGAAKTSSTSDEEEEVEVEVKLEIHSPPAGVKGEQVLRLGEEADARPKEGPTDGLPDDTCQGNPPSPSAFRNKVPPPLPVLSTPPVTTPAASSTSSSASARHWAPPKGFWKVARPETLLLNGVGPSSFTSNLPLRDYTQSDVPPEPSSRGAAAPTADGADAPSEVKEPEAAEGCEQEEADNRGACSPDSGEGEASQSAAPSADERLKVKQRAYAKLRERQQKCREGREQGGRERSNSEDVAQEGRGVQELSSSADSTILAQDLEPYLRSLLVISDDLPLSPRHEQAKLLLERARLKARSNHIKGERPGRRAHSDQRPTVRKQQVESLHAAPVQKAIQTEDPPAPNAAGPLLVPNQTDTSPVEQGRRYGCSPTRVRFEDESEKEAESRYLDRVRQRGRPENAKSKSKESNMDSSTSGSERGRSHRSVSMPPPQKPEDVGVSEVTTVVKEIIVLVKKCEACGSVVRELQPLPSPSDLQNTEQQNVGNAEDPRGKAVPHWVPPNKPETSTRPKAPLTVTFAGAYVLGENKEGGTGWKSSGFGKLRRRSRKGENRLESGHGPYGPSWAQRRNSNPRNRANLSRAVSFAPGSPITLEPPLLEASGGARDSTAPPLPIKSALKSSSRNRSAASQSTVQFQVASSQGEGVSQHSILIDSPEARRESPAGLTPGATPTSNPVPCIRPSTLRYSPARLTADAPTAEPWDATPDGTAGLTGELGAGPDCRPALRGLALSRAEDLRAELLRAEHLKAEALWEENSDGSRKLDGRPKLFLRRFFSSIGLNSVGRLVKGGRSSSMEQLSIPAATRASSASPSPTRRPQPASRIQRTPSLQTLHTVLPLAQLRKASSVQSLERRTERTTILGEVQIPYGLAPRYRSKTALIVPSWNFNRP from the exons atggaggaagagaaggcgTCTGATAAGCTAACGCAACCGAGCCCCCCTTCACCTGCTGGTCTTCCCATCAACTGGGGCCTCATCACTGGTCCCGTCCAGCCCGTCGTCTCCGGGACCTCGTTCGTTGCTCGGCTTCCTCAAACGTCTGCGGCGCACACGCTGCAGACCAAAGTGAGGTCCACCGCGCAGAGAAGGAcgagagggagggacagagacagggacagggagaggccGGAGCCTGAGGCGTTACTGGGCGGTCAGAGCGCACCcgaaggtcagaaggtcagacaGTGGGCCGGAGGGAAGTGTCGGGCATCCGCGGGGGCGTCGTCCTGGAGATCGGGCGCCGCGAAGACCTCGAGCACCagcgatgaggaggaggaggtggaggtggaggtcaaGTTGGAGATCCACAGCCCTCCGGCTGGCGTGAAAGGCGAGCAAGTGTTGCGGCTGGGAGAGGAGGCGGACGCGAGACCAAAGGAAGGCCCCACTGACGGGCTGCCAGATGACACCTGTCAAGGAAATCCTCCGTCCCCCAGCGCCTTCAGGAATAAggtcccacctcctcttcctgttctctccACCCCACCTGTCACCACCCCCGCCGCATCCTCAACGTCTTCCTCCGCATCAGCCAGACACTGGGCACCGCCGAAGGGCTTCTGGAAAGTGGCGCGGCCAGAAACGCTGCTCCTCAATGGGGTCGGCCCAAGCAGCTTCACCTCCAACCTTCCTCTGAGGGACTACACTCAGAGCGACGTCCCACCTGAGCCATCCAGCCGCGGTGCTGCGGCGCCCACGGCGGATGGGGCTGACGCCCCCTCTGAAGTCAAAGAACCGGAAGCTGCGGAGGGCTgcgagcaggaggaggcggacAACAGGGGGGCGTGCAGTCCAGACAGCGGGGAGGGCGAGGCTTCCCAGAGCGCCGCGCCGTCTGCTGATGAGCGGCTGAAGGTCAAACAGAGGGCGTACGCGAAGTTAAGAGAGAGGCAACAGAAAtgcagggaggggagagagcaggGGGGGAGAGAGCGCTCCAACTCCGAGGACGTGGCGCAGGAGGGCAGAG GTGTCCAGGAGCTCTCGAGCAGCGCAGACTCGACCATTCTTGCTCAGGACCTTGAACCCTACTTGAG GTCACTCCTGGTAATTAGCGACGATCTCCCGCTGAGCCCGAGGCACGAGCAAGCCAAGCTTCTCCTGGAGCGGGCGCGTCTCAAGGCCCGCTCGAATCACATCAAGGGCGAACGGCCCGGCAGACGAGCCCACTCAGATCAGAGGCCCACCGT CAGAAAACAACAGGTGGAGTCTCTTCACGCAGCACCGGTCCAGAAAGCGATTCAAACCGAAGATCCACCGGCACCAAATGCAGCAGGCCCTCTCCTTGTCCCCAACCAGACAGACACATCGCCCGTAGAACAAGGCAGACGCTACGGTTGCTCGCCCACACGCGTACGGTTTGAAGATGAATCGGAAAAAGAAGCCGAGTCCCGGTATTTGGACCGCGTGAGACAACGCGGCAGGCCGGAGAACGCCAAGTCCAAGAGCAAAGAGAGCAACATGGATTCTAGTACCAGCGGTTCAGAGAGGGGTAGAAGCCACAGAAGTGTTTCAATGCCACCCCCCCAGAAGCCAGAGGATGTTGGCGTCAGCGAGGTCACAACCGTGGTGAAAGAGATAATAGTCCTGGTAAAGAAATGTGAGGCGTGTGGCTCTGTAGTCCGCGAGCTTCAGCCGCTTCCGTCGCCATCAGATCTACAGAACACGGAGCAGCAGAACGTCGGAAACGCAGAGGACCCGCGGGGAAAGGCAGTACCTCACTGGGTGCCGCCAAACAAACCAGAGACGAGCACCCGTCCCAAAGCCCCTCTCACCGTCACCTTTGCCGGCGCGTATGTGCTCGGGGAAAATAAAGAGGGCGGCACAGGGTGGAAGTCGTCAGGTTTTGGGAAACTTCGGAGAAGAAGCAGGAAAGGGGAAAATCGCTTAGAGTCCGGACACGGGCCTTATGGCCCGTCATGGGCTCAGCGGCGTAACTCCAATCCCAGGAACAGGGCCAACTTGAGCAGAGCCGTTTCCTTTGCTCCAGGAAGCCCCATAACTCTGGAGCCTCCGCTGCTGGAGGCATCTGGAGGAGCGAGGGACTCGACCGCCCCGCCGCTGCCTATAAAGTCAGCCTTGAAGTCAAGTTCAAGGAACCGCTCTGCTGCCAGCCAGTCCACAGTTCAGTTCCAGGTCGCTTCAAGTCAGGGAGAAGGGGTATCCCAGCATTCCATCCTTATTGACTCTCCAGAGGCCAGAAGAGAGTCTCCAGCTGGATTAACCCCAGGGGCCACTCCAACCAGCAACCCAGTCCCCTGTATCAGACCCTCCACCTTGAGGTACTCCCCAGCCCGTCTCACTGCAGATGCGCCAACCGCTGAACCCTGGGATGCAACTCCAGATGGAACAG CAGGACTGACCGGAGAACTCGGCGCCGGTCCTGACTGCCGTCCTGCACTGCGTGGCTTGGCTCTGTCTCGGGCTGAGGACCTCAGAGCCGAGCTGCTGAGGGCAGAACATCTGAAAGCCGAGGCTTTGTGGGAGGAGAACTCTGATGGATCCAG AAAGCTTGATGGACGACCAAAGCTCTTCCTGCGGCGCTTCTTTTCCTCCATTGGCCTTAACAGCGTCGGTAGACTGGTGAAAGGGGGCCGCTCCAGCAGCATGGAGCAGCTCAGCATACCCGCTGCAACCCGGGCCAGCTCTGCCTCCCCAAGCCCGACCCGAAGGCCGCAGCCCGCGAGCAGAATACAGAGGACCCCCTCGCTGCAGACCCTGCACACG GTGCTGCCACTGGCCCAACTGCGCAAGGCCTCCTCTGTGCAGAGCTTAGAGAGAAGAACAGAGCGCACCACCATACTGGGGGAGGTGCAAATACCTTATGGCTTGGCTCCCAGGTATAGATCAAAGACAG CCCTGATAGTCCCCAGCTGGAACTTCAACAGGCCTTGA